In the Spirochaetaceae bacterium genome, one interval contains:
- a CDS encoding nucleotidyl transferase AbiEii/AbiGii toxin family protein: protein MIAQRDLSLLSNRLAQRRGRRIPETVLERDCCLSWLLVGLSRNPLRERLALKGGTALKKCYFADYRFSEDLDFTLTQETPWEKIERHLARAFEETRSVSGVEFRLDHLDRRAHENSYTIYLAYEGPLPRARGKTVKIDITIRERIVLPLEDRPVLRGYEEYRDLPEDVRVRVYSLNETALEKIVALLDRARNEPRDLYDLWFLTSGGHVNLSDLVNPVARKLEFRRLTLAQVGKEFTAKEARYKKLWQVRLAAQMAELPEFNAVYREVRRALRQGGLSG from the coding sequence CCTGGAGCGCGACTGCTGCCTCTCGTGGCTTCTGGTCGGGTTGTCCCGCAACCCGCTACGGGAGCGCCTAGCGCTCAAGGGCGGGACCGCGCTCAAGAAGTGCTACTTCGCGGATTACCGGTTCTCGGAGGATCTGGACTTCACGTTGACCCAGGAGACGCCGTGGGAGAAGATCGAACGGCACCTCGCGAGGGCGTTCGAGGAGACACGCAGCGTTTCCGGCGTGGAGTTCCGTCTCGACCACCTCGACCGTCGTGCCCACGAGAACAGCTACACGATCTACCTGGCCTACGAAGGGCCGCTTCCCCGGGCGCGTGGCAAGACCGTCAAGATCGACATCACGATCCGGGAGCGCATCGTCCTGCCTCTGGAGGACCGCCCGGTCCTGCGCGGGTACGAGGAGTACCGCGATCTACCCGAGGACGTCCGGGTCCGGGTCTACTCCCTGAACGAGACGGCACTCGAGAAGATCGTCGCGCTCCTGGACCGGGCCCGGAACGAGCCGCGCGATCTTTACGACCTGTGGTTCCTCACGTCGGGCGGCCACGTGAACCTGTCCGACTTGGTCAATCCCGTGGCGCGGAAGCTGGAGTTCCGGAGGTTGACACTGGCGCAGGTGGGCAAAGAGTTCACCGCCAAGGAGGCACGCTACAAGAAGCTGTGGCAGGTCCGCCTCGCGGCGCAGATGGCCGAGCTCCCCGAGTTCAACGCGGTCTACCGCGAGGTCCGGCGCGCCCTCCGGCAGGGAGGCCTCAGCGGATAA